The genomic region AAGCTTCATGCAAGGATTCAAAATAATACATAATCTTCCAACAGTAAACCTCAATTTAGAATTTTTACATGAGGGTTTATCATAATAGGTAGGGTTTTGGCTAATGTATAAACTCTCTACCACCTTCTATAAGCATTCTCTGTCCTATAGCACAGTATAATGTCTCACAACAGCTAACAATGAGGATTTCAAGCATTCCCTTGTGGTGAAGATGATGGCGTGAGGGTTTCATAGAACTGAAGCAACAAACATACCTTCTCTTTGCTTTGTACATGTGCATGGGTGTGCATGGATTGGAAATGTTGATTTCCAGACTTACTTGAGTATCCTTCATACTCTGTCCTCCACTAAGAAAGTATATCATGTACCATTGCCCGCTGTAGCACAGCCTTTAAGGCATGCAACTGGAAATGTTGCAGGTAAATCCCAGATACCTAACTCTAATCTTGCAAATGTTTATGGAGACCTTTGAAATGATATGATTACTCCAGTAACTCGCTGGCTGCCACAGGGAAGTTTGCAAACAAAGAACTCGAAGAGAATAGGGTTTTTTCTTCAAAAACTACGTTCCCAACTCATAACCTGAGTTAGTTCACCCTTGGACTCAACTCCATCTTTTGTGCATGGTAGAGGCAATAAAAAATGAATCTGTTTGAGCTTCCCTTCTAATTTCTGGATGAAATGAACATGGAAAACTTGCTTCTTGACCTTATGCAATTTGGATTTGAAAACACTAATGTTGTGGACTTAATTGAGCCTACAATTTCAAAAAGTTCTTGTTTAGCTATTTTAGGTCTGAATAACAAAAATAGCTAACAAGAGTAATTGCCAAGTCCAAGTTTTTCAATTATGATCTGTATGTTTTCCTGCAAGAGTAATTGCCAAGTCCAAGTTTTTCAATTATGATCTGTATGTTTTCCTGCTAGATCACTTAGGATATCATATTCTTTAGATACCAAAGAGCTATTACTTACCTTTTGCACCAGCATTTGGCATGGCTAGTGATGTCTTGATCATCTTCTCTAAATTCAGACCAACAGAAAGTTGGAGCATTGTTCGCCTGCTTGAATTGTGTGTGTTTTTTTTGATTTGAGGATGTGGTCCGAACAAATGTAGGGGCTTCTTTGACCACCTCGAGAGGATTTATTCTGTGGTTAATATTGATCAGAGTTTTACCTTGAGTTCTCTTTAGGATGGCGACCACATTCACAACCACCTTCAATAGGATCCTGATATCATTATCTTTTGACATTTGAATAGTAATTTCATCTAGCTATTTCCTGATCTTCCCAGCTTGGATCATTCATCTTCAATGCTTACTGTTAGGTTCTGAGCAGCACCTTGATCATGTGGATGTGATCTGTTCAGCTCACACGCCATCTCTAGATTGTGGGCATTTGTGAAGAAGCAGAGAGAATTCATTGTGCTAGGTCTGGCAGTCATAGGAATCTATTCATCAGATTGTTGAATGTTGCAACAAACTCATGCATAAGTTTTTTGTCCCTTTTCTTGATTTTTGAGAGTTGTGAAAAAAACTTGATTCATCTTCTGCTGTTAAGGTTGGCTTGGGATATAGAGTGGGAGAAAGATGGAATATGTTTTGGTTAGTCTTGCTATTAAGATTGGGTTGGGATGTAGGGTGGGAGAAAGATGGAAAGTGGACCTTTTTACACAGAACAATCCTACATGTGATGCATCCATCCAGTGATAAGTGCTTCCTTTATCTGCAAAGGTGGGAATcctttgtccatttaattctaaaTTTGGTCGAGTTACAGGGAAGAGCTAATTTGTAAGCTTAACTTGGAGCTTTTGTGCACTGATAAAGTAGACCTCAAAAACACAGGCTTACTTGTGTTACTCCTTTGCCTGTTGCATGGTGTTTAGTGAGCTTTGCTAAGCAAATTGGTTTGGAATCACCTGCATGGGAAGGGAGTTGCCAAATGCATGCTGGTGGCAAATCTCCTCTCTGTGATGTTGCCTTTTTTGCCAACAGGTCCTTTACATCTGAAAGGTGCAGGGGGGGATACGCTGTTGCATGCTAGAGTCAACCACCTTATGAGCTTATGTTCAATTGGGTAAGGTGCACCTTCTTGCTAGCGAGGCAGAAGTTAGATTGTTGCACTTCTATAGTTTGCAGGAATTAGGTAATTTCTCCTGTAATTTGGTGTAACCTGTGTCAATGGGATTGCCTATTAACTAAGTTACCTGGTACTAGTTTCGGGTTCGGTAAAAGAAAAAATGTTTTTGGGTTCGTTTTCGGTTTGTTCATACAAAAACTTATAAAAATTATACATATAAGGCATTTTAttcataaacaataaataaatatattgaaattaaaaaatatatctaaTATCCATTTTTATAACCATAACTAATGTTAATATAATATCATTATAACTTATATCGATATTCATAATGTTCATatctgtataaatatatataataaatatagatatataaatatgaAATATAAGAATacattaatataaattatattcatattaaTCAATCGATCTTTTGCCTTATCTTTATATGGGTCTATGGCATCACTATTCAATCTAGGACTAAGTGGAAGGTGGTCTGCACTCTGCACACACAGGTGGGTGAACCAGGGAAGCGGGTGAGATGCAGCTAAACTCTCTATATCTGTTTGCATGTAGGAACAAATCGATGCATCATTTTGAAACATTTTAGTAGGGGAGGACAGGTGGAAGGCGAATAATGAATCCATCTGCTTACTACTCCTGGTTGATCACTGGATCCTGGCCGGTCAATGTCCAGATGCTGCCTTGGTCAATCTCCAGACTCGAGGTGACAACAAACGAGCACATGTAATATTAAACTTGAAGTCAACTGTGGGAAACACTTAAGTTGTAGAAAAAATAATAGAAATTGGTAGGATTCATCGTGACAGCAGAAAAACACATGGAAATTTGTCAGGCATGTTTGTACCAATCAAACCCACAAGGATATTTGCGAACTTTGTCTGCACAAGCATTCCAAAAAATTGTGTTAGAAACTTAGAACACATAGGATACTATTTACCCCTGCTAGAACCCAACTTGGATCCAGATCCGGGATGGATTGGACCTGAACTGATAGGTCTGCATGTCCACACTGGTAACTTAACCTATTAACTACTATTGGTGCATATATTGGGGAACTTCTACAGCAATTGAAATTGAACTTAGGCAGTTACTAAGCTCTTGTTTGCATATTAACACTGAGCCATACCAGCATTCCCAAAAATTGTGTTAGAACACATAGGATACCATTTTATCAGCTAAAGATTAAGTGACGAATTTCTCAGTTGCCAGCCTTGTGCAATTCAAGAATAGAGGTCTAGTTGTCTAGTCATTCTGAGGCATTAAAAAAGGGAAGGCAATATGTATTTTCAACTCTCTCAAGTGGTTTCCATGATTTTGACAAAAACATGATTCCAGTAATCGTGTATTGGCTAAGCAAGATGGTCTTGTGATAGAACATTGTTACCTGCAGTTGCCAGTGGAATTTCTTTCCAATGGCATTGTTATGATGGAATGTGATCTGTAGTTTTCTCGATTTATGGCTGGGTTGGCCAGCCTCGaaacatcaaataaataataaataaaattattaataaatgaaaatattaaataatttcgcCTAACTGTTTCTATGCTGAGTgagttataaatttatttaatgtcGGTTTAGTTAATCCTGGTCGACTTTGTTATATTTGGTGATTATGTTTGCCTTGGGCCAACTTGAGGAGGGGATATATAGGTTGCCTGCTTGAAGAAATCATTGCTGAATCTGGGATTTATTCTCGGCATTAAACAAATGCAAATCGCTCTCTCAGATGCAGACCTGAGAGGTACCAGTAGTGAGACGAAAATGCTGCTACATCAATGTTTTTCTGATCTGTTGTGAATGCCTTATGGAGGTCTTCTGAGACATCAGCCTCAGGGATCCTTCAAGGAGCTCAACACCAGACAGGAAGGGATGCAGGCTGGAAGGGAGTTTTGATTGCAATATCAGGCAGAACCTGCTCGAGCAGCCAGAGTTGGAAGGGCATCATCTGAAATGGCGCATTCCAAAGGTGCCAATATTGCTATTACATTGCACCAGGCTGTGTGGAGCTACACAGACTGCTATTTGATGTCTACCTGGTCGCAACAGTAATAAGCTGATCTGAGTTGGGGCGAAGGATCTGAGGATCTGATATTTGGAGTGCTCTGAATAACAACTACAGCAGCAGCTACACAAGTATGAGATTAAGGCTTGAGTGTGTATAGATTGACTGAGTGGATCTCATATGTTTTCCCTGACTGTTCAGTATATCAGACTTTTATTTATTCATGCTTTCATTAGAGGACACTTGCATACTGAGAAGTCTATATCCTTAAGTGTTACTCAAGGAAGTTAGTATCTATCAATATTCTGATATATTTAATAAGTACTGAGCATTATAAATCTGAAATTTCTTTTATATCTACTATCAGAAATCTATGTATATCATTCTGGAAAATTAAGTCCAGTGTATGATTCTATTTTGGTTTATGAAATGAAATATCATTGAGGTTGTTGTCTAAAAAAGAATTCTGTATTGGTTTGGCTATTATTGAGAGTTGGCATCTTTCATGATCATTGCAATCCTCACACTGAGTTTATGTCTAATGGAGATTTTGATATAATAGCTCTTTTTGGTCAAATAAGTATTACATTCACAATGATGATCCCATGAGGGAGAAGCTTTGATGTACTCAATCTGACCATACTTCAAGGCTAGCAGGATGGAATTATAAGAACTCATTTTCTGTTGTTATTTTGAGGGTATGGTACATTTCTGTCATTTTAGTTGGAAGCATTTCATGTTTAAGTTGACAGTGTTTTATATGATATACTTATTGTTTACTTATCTTCTACCGTATCTGCAGGGATGCTCTTGATGCTCTGGGATTGGTGAGGTACTGCTGCAGACGCATGCTTATGACTCATGTTGATCTCATTGAGAAACTTCTAAATTACAACAGTATGTTGAATTTTCCAAATACTTACAGGGCTTACATTACAAGTCCCATATTGTCTTTAAATATTCAGCtctctaatttctaattttcatttatTAACTGCATTGAACTTTGTATTTGTCTTGCAGCTTTAGAGAGAAGTGATGCAAATTAGTCATGAAGCGATTGATGGTCTaagatgtatgcaattttgtttt from Cryptomeria japonica chromosome 3, Sugi_1.0, whole genome shotgun sequence harbors:
- the LOC131035087 gene encoding DNA-directed RNA polymerase subunit 10-like protein, producing MIIPVRCFTCGKVIGNKWDQYLDLLQADYPEGDALDALGLVRYCCRRMLMTHVDLIEKLLNYNTLERSDAN